In Vicia villosa cultivar HV-30 ecotype Madison, WI unplaced genomic scaffold, Vvil1.0 ctg.000780F_1_1, whole genome shotgun sequence, the DNA window TTCGTTTTCGATCTAGTATCCAACTTCATAGAACAATAAATTAAAGGGTATTTTTGACAAAATTGAACAACTTCATAGAACAATAAGGGGGTGTGAAATCCACAACACATTAAATGAACAATGGTCTTTAAAGTAGACATTTCTTAGTCTTATCCTCAGTACTTGTGTTTTCTCACAAGATTGTTCACAATATCAACCAACAAACCTTACTAACCATGAACAAGTCCAAGGGATTCCTGATCCTAAATATTAGGATCTTGTCTAAAAACTTGTGAAAACGGTACAAGCAGTGAGTGAAATGGTTCCTGGCCAGACAATAACTAGCATGAGCCATGACACCAAGACAAATGCTGCATTTTATGTTTACTGCTGGGAAAATCACTGGCTTAAATTATGAGTAGTAGCTTTCAAGATTTTTGGATACATTGTTTATCTCTCCCTTTTTTCAAGGGAGTGGTGACTTACAGAAACTTcaacatttgaagattttataggTAAATCCCAAATGTTTGTTGTTTAAAAACTTCTATGTCATGATGTTTGTAGTGATTATTCAATTAATCATGTTTCAGGTGTTACAAATCATGAACATAGTGATCAATCAAGCAGAAAATAATGACTTTGAACTTTGTTAGCGTGCCCTATTTATATGACACTTAACACAGCTTAAATACGAAAAACACAGCTGTTAAGATTGTTCTCAACTCCAACTTTCACTGTTTTATATCACCAGGTCGATGTAATTTCAATTCTATCTTTTAAAGGCCAAAATCAAACTCCAATGAGAAAAGGTGTATCGGATTACCATCGAATTTGTATGTTCCACAACAATAAAAAAACACATAAACCACAACAAGCAACACCAATAATAATAACAAGAGATACATAATAATATACTAAGCATGGTGTTTGTAAATCTTAATGTTGGCCAGAGGCAAGATGGATTGACATGTCACAGCATCCCAATAACTACACATCGCTAGAAAACAAAAAAGTGCTCAAAAGGCTAGAAGAAAACAATTTACCTACTAGTATAACACTTATTTCTTCTTCTTAGTAGGTGGCTGAAGAGCCGccacttcttcatcttcttcctcttcttcgtctTCATCCTCGTCTTCATCATCTTCGTCATCACCATCGTCATCTtctccatcatcatcatcgtcatcgtCGTCACTTCCTCCGCCACCGTTAGGCACGGGATCATCCTCAGGGTcggcttcatcatcatcttcatcaccagaGAAGtcctcatcatcttcatcgtCATCCTCGTCATTCACATCATCATCGTcgtcatcgtcatcatcatcctCTGTTTCACTTCCATCTTTGTTCTCTTCACAAGTATGGTTTCCCTTGTACAGCTGGTCTAAAGGAAACCTaatcaagaataaaaacaagTCAGGAAATTAGGATATTCCAAACGTAAAACAACCATAAATCATTTTAATAAAGTTAACATGTTTATTTCTACCTCCCATCCATTGGTGATATCAAATTATTGACATCTGTAAGAAGAGATCCAGTCtgcaagaaaaagaaagaaaaaaaaaaaacaatatcatTCACTGAATGCATTGTAATTGATTGTATAAAACGAGAACAGTTAGGTCAACCTAGTAAAAAATAGACTAAATTCAACCAATACCTATCGAATATACAACGCACGAGTGGACATACATAAACTGAGTTTCATATTGCAGTTTGATCGTCTGTGAGTGTACAACCTCAAGCAGAGATGCAAATAAACATTTCATAATAGAGTTTGCAACAGTTGCAACCCCAACTAAAACTATCACACTTCACAGCAATAAGTAACAAGAGCAAAACAAAACGCCAATTGGGCAAAAAGAAAACTCTATCTTTATAgtcatgaaacaaaaaaaaatgtaaaaggtTACTAACTGTTTGACAAGCTGAAACTGCAAAACAAACATTGATGTAATTCAGACACAAACAATGTAAAAAGAATCATAAACATGGCCACAACTGTCTCCTTGGAATCCCTTGTAACACATTGTCTAGTAAATTATTGGTATCAATCAATTTAGACACACTGTTAGAAAGGCATACAACAGCAAATTAGTCATACAGATACAGCAAGTGTAAAAATAAATCCAGGGCTGTCAATTGCAGTGCACTTGAAACGTTGGTTTTTTCAAATCCGGCTACATCATAGTGCTACAACAATTTGTACCAAACAATTTATTGCCTAGCAATAACGATTTCCGCTATAGCACCATAGAACCACTACAGCCACTATTTGACAACAGTAATGCATGCAACACAAATAGCTTAAACCATAAACCCTAGGATATTCAGCACCTTGTGTTAACCCATTGAAAAGAATACtaactcattctcttcaaatttacacaaattataagaaaataacaTTACAAGAATCTACAAAAAGTGTGATTCATGGAGAGTAAATACAAAACTGAAAATTGTGAGAGAAGGAGTATATACCGCTATGAGAAGATAAGCGAGGGATTTGCCGGTAGCAATGACGGTTTGAAGAACCAAAGCTTCGGCAAGAGAGGAAAGAGCCATGGCGTTGTTAGCGGAGGTGAGAAGTGGAAGCTCCATTGCCGACATAGTGTTACTGTGAGCGTGTGCTGCTAGAAGAGTTTGAGAGTGTGTGTGCGGGAAGTTGAGTTTGGTCCCGTTAGGGTTTTTATGATTCAAATTGATGTTGAATCAGCAAATTGTTTGCTTCCACGTCACTATCTTCGGGTATATAGTAGATTGTGTTTGTATTTGTGAAACATATCAAATCTTATTAGGAGCTAAATGGGCCTGTTTTGCTATACATAAGCCCGTTTTATTTTCCTTACTTCTCTCACATTCCCTACTattattaaaaacatgatttgaactCATCTtcctatattttattatattttattaaaaatatatatttggatTTTAGAATTCcaacatataaatatatttttgggattgtcaattgtatttttttttcaaaacttttagaTGATTTAGcatcaaaaagatttaattatTACCCAATCTATGTTTTTAGATTTTTGAGGGATGCTTATGAATTCTTATTAATAGTATTTTGAGCCAGTTGTATGTTCTTGAGATTTTCTAGTGTAGACTTCACTTATTGAGTTGCATGTTCTTGAGATTTTCTGGAGTAGACTTCACTTATTGAGTTGCATGTTCTTGAGATTTTCTAGTGTAGACTTCACTTATTGAGTTGCATGTTTTTGAGATTTTCTAGTGTAGACTTCATTTATTGAGTGGgagtttcattttttttctaaaaaaatcttATATGAATATGTTGTTAATTGTGCTCTTGGaactgttgatcattttgattgttgttgttttagaTGAGGTGGTTGCTAATACTATTGCGAGGATATTTGTTGTTGAACTTGATATGAATATTGTTGCCTCTAGTTTTGATATATACTGTATTGGTCAAAATGTATAAGTGTGTGTTCCTCTTACAAAGGCATAGGGATTCAGAGGCCTTAGTAGGTATATTACGCTGTATGGTGGTTAGGGCTTTGTATACAACGGTGAAAATTCAAGTATGGTGGTGTTTTATGGTGGTTTAGAGATCCGACTCACTTAAAGTGAGAGGCTCTGTTGTTGAGTGGTATGCTTAGATGTAAGCGTATATGGGGTGTGATGTGTATGGCTTAAGATTTGTCCTCTTATTCTACAAGGGAGATATATTTATAGAGACCTCTTGAGCCTAGGGTTCTCTTGGTAAGGATCACCACACACTCTGCCAATGACGGACCGTTGAATAGGAGTGTGTGGGTAAGTTAACGACCCTGACTTCTCTCTGCCCAAGAAATGTCTTATCCCACGTTTCCCATGACTTAAGGCGAGGCAATATCTTCCCTTGGGCAATATGTTATTATCCCCTCTCTTAGGGCATCCTATAATCATCTCCCTAGAATGGTGCTTTTACAAATATAATACTACATAGTCCCTAAATCATAAGGCATTTTGATAGAGGACGGAGTGTTTTTAGATCGAGAATCGGGAGAGTATCCCGAGGACCCGCACGTTTGGATTACATAGTTCCTCGGGTGAGGTTTCTATTAGCTTGGGAGATCTAAGTCCCTCAGGAGAAATTATATGTAGTTCGCCTGATGAAAGTACAACTCCCTCAAGCGGGGCGTTAGACCTCTCCGGTGGGACTTCTATCAAACCCTTAGGTAAGACTTGTGATCATGTCTTTTAGGCCAGAATTCAGTTGCGCCTCTTATGCATGATTTCTATTTTGGATCCCACACATGAAAACACTAAGTCCTTTAGGCGAGAGTTTAGTTAGCCTAGGGAATCTAATTCCCTCAGGCAAAGTGTAGCCTGGTTGATGAGACTACAAGTCCCCCAGGCGAGGCGTTGAACCTCTCATGCGGGACTTCTATCAAGCCCTCGTACAAGACTTGTGATTAAGTCTCTTTGGCGAGACTTCGATAGCACCTCACAAGCATGATTTGTGTCAAATCCCGCCCGAGGAAGCACAAAGTTCCTTAGGCATAAGTTTAGTTAACTTTGCTGTCTAAGTCACTTAGACGAAGTTATATGTAGCGCAGCTGATGAGATTATAAATACCTCTAGCGAGGCATATGACCTCTCGAGAGGGACTTTTATCAAGCCCTTAGGCAAGACTTGTGATCAATTCTCCTAAGCATAACTTTGGGTGCGCCTCTTAGGCGTGATTTTTATGTCTCATTTCACCCAGGAAAACACTAAGTCCCTTAAGTGAGAGTTTAGTTAGCCTTGGGAGTCTAGGCCTCTTAGACGAGATTATATGTAGCTCGCCTAATGATACTATAAGACCCTCAGGCGAGGCATTGGATCTCTCGAGCGCAACAACTATCAATCTCTTAGGCAAGACTTATGATATAGTCTCTTAGACCAGAATTTGGTTGCGCCTCTTTAGCGTGATTTCTATGTATGATCCCACCCGAGGAAACATTAAGTCCCTTAGGAGAGAATTTAGTTAGCCTAGGGAGTTTGAGTCCCTCAAGCAAAGTTATATTTAGCCCGACTGATGTAAAATTAGTCCCTCATGAAAGGTTTTGGACCTCTAAGGCGAGACTTCTACTAAGCTCTTGGGAAAGATTTGTGATTAAGTATTTTAGGCCACGCTTCATTTGCACCTCTTATGCGTGATTTTTTGTCTAATCCAGCCCAAGGAAACACTAAGCCCCTTAGGCGAGAGTTTAGTTAGCTAATGAAGTCTAAATCCCATAGGCAAAGTTATATGAAGCCTAGTTGATGAGACTTAAATTCCATCAAGTGAGGCGTTGGACTTCTCAGGAAAAACTTCTATCGAGCCCCCATGCAATACTTGTGATCAAGTCTCTTAGGCTAGAATTTGGTTGTGCCTCTTAGGCGTGATTTTTGTGTCTCATCCCACCTAAATAAATATTAAGTCTCTTAGGAGAGAATTTAGTTAGCCTGGAGAGTCTAAGTCCCTCATAAAAGACTTATGAACAAGTCTCTTAGGCTAGACTTTGGCCACGACAAGTCGTGATTTATGTATCTCATCCAACTCGAGGAAACACTAAGTCCCATAGTCATTGAACAACATAAGGTTTATTGTTGCTTGTAAGACTAATTGTATTAAACTTCTAATGGTGAACTTTCTTTTTTGGGTTGGAATTCAACCTTTCATAAGTAAGTGCAGGTTGTATCAAATTGGGTTATCAattgattgtgttatttatttcttttctgcTCCATCAAAGTGTATAAGTTAATTGTGGTGATTCTAATTTAACTTATCGAACCAGTTGCTAGGACATCGCATGCGACATCTGTCTTCTAAGGAATAGAATTTCAGGGGTGAACTCAAAAACCTAGTGGGATTTTATATTGGGATGATATCAAACCGttgtgaatatttttatttttttattcttttcaaacCCAAAAGGAAAGCTTTTCTTTATTGGTAGAATTCACAAACCAAACAGACTTACCCAAATCACAAAAAGAGCTTCTTAGTTTAGCTCCAAACCAAAACAATTACTTCCTAAGGaagaataatttattcaagatgaAGAAGAACTCTTGTTAAATTTATAATGATGTCCTCACCCATAACAACTTCCTCAATAAACTCATGAAGGTTCTCAAAGCGCTATGGCTAAAAATATGTGAGAGAGAaagatataatttatataaaaactaagagagagagagagagaatgataGTGAGGGAGTGAGGGAGAGATATAGATAGATAATGGTGgagtgagtgagagagagagagagagagtgtgtgtgtgtgtgtgtgtgtgtgagggaaagagagaaagagaaagaaagaaacaatTTGTTGATTGAATGGTGTACTTGTATGTTGTTACACGGGAAACTGCTCACAAAGACTACCACAATCCAGATAGACTCAATTCTCCTCAAGGAATATCCACATCATCGCACATGTGGACCTGCATCACATGACAACACATCAGAACACGAATCTCGTTTGATTAAAATTGTTGATCTTGATTCAATGACCACTTGCATTCTACGCTGGAAAATCCAAAAATGGCTACAATGGTCTAAGTCACACTCAAGTACGATTCAATTCTTACTTGCAAATTTTTGACTTAATGTCATGTTAACTTAACCGTCATAGTGCTAATATTTTTTTGCAAGTATCTTCTCCAGTCACCAGAGAACCGTCAAATTGGAAGCATTTACAAGTCGGTCTTCATCAACGTTCCAAACATTTTCCATTCCATTATGGAATATTTGCACCATTTATGGAAACCAATTTTCTTTTGCTCTCTTGCATCTCTTCAATTTACAATTGTAACTACTTGCAAGTACCTAAATTTCACAATTATTGATTCATTTAAATCATGCATATCTTCGATTTGAGTCACActtcaaaaaattataattttaagaaaaataaagtgTTTGATTGATTCTAAGGTTGGTGCTATAGAAATTATGAAGCATGTGTTTTTGATCccaataatcgattaatttgacTTAAACCACCTTGTAATAACTTTTATCTCAAGGTTTGATTTAATGCAAGCAAAACATGATTTAAAGTAGAACGTAATTTAAAGTATTGCatttaattcaaatatatatGCAAGACCTAACTTAAAGGAAACTCAATAATCAATGGTGATAAACTATAGTATAGAAAATGAGACAAGTAAGGATGCGAATAGGTCagaccggcctacaggggcctatagcccAGCCTATTTAAGGCCAAACCAGACTTATTTAAAAAACAGGTCAGATTTAGGCTTTTTTTTAAAATCCTCTTTAATTaaataggtcaggcttaggctattaaaaaagcctatgaagtcTTATAGGTCGgcatatattttcatatatattaaaaatagtctAAATATGTTGgcctatatatgtatgtatattagAAAAAGGCTAAATAAGTTGgtttatatatgcatatatattagaaaaaatgatAGACTGGCTGACCTTTATATGCATATGTAgaccgacctataaggcttcttaagtaatatggattaattgGAAACCTTAATGAGAAACAAGCTTTTAAATAGTCTTTCAGGCCATGCCATACTTTTAAAAAGGTCATgctcaggccttgtaagtttatcgtaggtcagactcaggccttgtaagtttatcgtaggccagactttggccttctaaagcctagccctAGCCTATTTCTACCCCTAGAGACAAGCAACAAAATTGAAACCCTAGAAGTGCAGAGCAACTTCAACTTCGACTGATTGCATAAATGTTTATAAGAAGAGTTAAAGATTTGATAGAAACATTGTCAAGAAGAACGATAAATACTTGGGTAGGTCTAAAAAAATCGAGAGATTCTACTGATTAAACAAGTTTGTAAACAAGATGTCTGACGTCATTAGTTTGATCAAGGGGAGAATGAATCTCTCTGTGACGCGTGAGGAATGTATAAGTTCATGATTAAACGTTGTCCCTCACGTAGTGTTAATAATTTGGTGCATGTTCAATTTTTCACGGAAGGACTTAAATGAGAAATGAGACTTCTATTAGATTAATCGAGAATATGGCCTTGAATGAGTGTTGTGCATTATCCATCAGAGACattaaaagaaaaggaaacatATCATTTGATACCCATAGGTATTTTAATCGGTTTCAACTAAAAGAAATGGCAAAGAATTCAAATGGGAGCTTAATTGTTTCTCTCATATATTAATTCAATCATTGCTTTAACTTAATACTTTCGTAGTTATATTACAACTCACTTAGTCGCGCTATGTGCACCCATATCAGAATTGTGTTCCATTACGCTTCTGATAACAAGTACAACATCCTTTGTCTTGTGAGATTAATGACAATCGCTGCAAATACGACTAAAATATACTCACACTTCCTGATTTTTGTTGCATGTGGTTCCATGCTCTTGCATAAGCATAACACACGAAACATGAATCTCATCTTAATTAATGCTAAATTTTATTTAGCAATAATACTATCTTGACACCATTTTTTACAATGATAATTACTTCAAACACTATTCACCATATTTATATaatcaacaatattttttttcttttttttaaataaaaaatattataataaaaaacaatattttttaacaCAAATATAaggaattacaaaaaaaaaaaacagtttattattaatcaatgttattgttacattaacaacaaaaatatattattaatcacttattttatttataactcATTAATTAAATCCACttattcattaatcaataagatATATGATATTAACCAAAttaaattatgatatttaattataaaatataataattagtcTTCACATTCcattatcaattttattttattaaatttttatctattttattttattatatttttttttaattttgagaaTTTATTAACCAAATTATGAActatattaaccaactttatataTGTCATCTCATTAACCAAAATTGATTTATCACATAAAATTTAATCTTTATTTGTCTCTTCACCGTATTTGTGACTAGTAACATGCGAATACGGTATAGATGTAAAGCGATGTTTGTTTTATAGATTCAAATAGAAATTTTGAGAAGGTAAGGTTGGGAATATGATATCTCgtatttgtttaaaattttaacaaaGAAAAATGCTTATGAGtaagaaaacatgaaaacaagaaaTGCAACTCATGATCtatattaaaaaggaaattaaattttaaatcaatttaaaattcaCCTCTAAAATAATGTCATATGTGCATTCTtgtctttctttttcttcaaatTGTATCGTACTAAATAGCGCTATTCTTTAACAAATTATTCCTGGGTACATTTTGGAATATCATTACTCATAGAATTTTAAAGATTTTTTCTCATGTCAAAGAGTAAAAAACTTACGTTCTCCTATAACTACCCACTTATGTATTACTACTGTTTTAGTACTtctgtatttatttttaaatttttaaaattataaataaaatttttaaaatattcataAGAACCTAAATAAATTACCAAACAAATAGATGAAAATTATATTCCCAGCAATAACATTCTTAGGAATAACATTACCGGAATTGTTAATTTAATCCATCAAACAAACACACTAACATTTTGACATCAAAATAGCTTTTTTTTTTATCGAGTGATGTGCCTTGATTAAGCACCTTTGGTAGCCTTGAGACACATTTTATTAGAAATTGGCCTGATAAATGATCATCATCCTTCCTATTTACTATGTTTGGTTACTCTGGTGTCTGAAGGTGTTCGAGATTGATATAGGTATAGGC includes these proteins:
- the LOC131631149 gene encoding uncharacterized protein LOC131631149, whose amino-acid sequence is MSAMELPLLTSANNAMALSSLAEALVLQTVIATGKSLAYLLIATGSLLTDVNNLISPMDGRFPLDQLYKGNHTCEENKDGSETEDDDDDDDDDDVNDEDDDEDDEDFSGDEDDDEADPEDDPVPNGGGGSDDDDDDDDGEDDDGDDEDDEDEDEDEEEEEDEEVAALQPPTKKKK